Below is a genomic region from Sphingomonas sp. KR3-1.
GGCGTTCACGTCCGCCGGGGATGGAATGGGCGAAGGACTGAAATGACGAAGAGCAATAGCTGCCCGGTCTGCGGGCAGCCGGCCACGACCGAGAACAAGCCCTTCTGCAGCCGCGGCTGCAAGGACCGCGACCTGCTGCAATGGCTGGGCGAGGGCTATCGCATCGCCGGCGAGCCCGTCGACCCGCATGCACATTCAGGGGTGGACAGCCCCGAAACGCACGACTAAGAGGCGCGCTCCCCGGCACTCGCCGGGCATGCCCGGGTAGCTCAGTTGGTAGAGCATGCGACTGAAAATCGCAGTGTCGGCGGTTCGACTCCGTCCCCGGGCACCATTTTCAAAATACCATGAATTGCGTCAATCCCGCGCTGATCACGCGTATTTCGATCAAACCGCTTCGTCTTGCGGCGGGCTGCCCCTAGAATCGCCCGATGAGCAAATCGGATGGCAAAAGAAGCAGCGCTCGGTTGAAGACGCCCTGGGTATTCATCGACACCCAGGCCTTCCGGTCCGCCAACATCAACTGGAACGCGCGTAGCTGGGGCAGGTTCGCCGAACTCTCTCGCACTGGCATGATCCGTCCTATCACGACCAGCATCACCAAGCGCGAAGTCGATAGGCGGATCGTCGAAGCGCTTCGTGACGCGGAAACCGCGGTGACCAAGAACCGCGTGATTTTCGATCAGCTTCACCCGGGCCTTATGCTCGATAGCGATCATGACAGGCGCGAGGCGGCGCTGCTGGATGCATTCCACACCTATTTGCAGAAGGCCCGCTTCCTCGAGATTGCGCTGACGGCGGAACCTGGTGCGATCTTCGACTCCTATTTCGCAAGGACGCCGCCCTTCAGCGATGGAAAGAAGGACGAGTTCCCGGACGCCTTCGTCCTCCATTCGCTTCGAAACTGGCTCGATGAGACGCGAAATTCACTTTACGTCGTCAGCGACGACAAGGACATGAGAACGTTCTGCGAAAGCGATGATCGCCTGATCAGCGTGGAGAGCCTCAACGCATTCCTGTCCGCTGCGCAGGCGCACGGCGCCCTGCTTTCCAACATCCAATCCCATGTACAAAATGACGCCGGCTTCCTGGCGTGGGTCGACGGCAATCTCGCCCGGTTCAGCGCGTCGATGTCTAGCGTGGCGGTGCACGACATCGAGTTCCACGATGTGGAGGTCGCATCCGTCCTGCTCATCGATGAGGACGAGACGGCCAACGAACTTCACATCGCCGTGGAGATGGAGGCCGGCGTTTCGCTGGAGGTGACCGAGACGTCCTTCAAGATGATCGTCGATAGGCACGGCGACCCGGACATGGACATGGAATCGACGGAGCGCTCGATCACGGCAACCACCATGTTCGAGGTTGAGCTCGCGCTAGTCGCGCGCGGAGATCAGGAACATCCCGTTTTCGAGACGAGGGACAGATATTTCTCGGCGTCGGAGATATCGGTCGAACTTCCAAGAGGCTTCGACGCGAGAAGGCTAACCCTCCGGCGGTGAGCCTCAACGCGTATCGCAGCGGAGTGCTCCTGCGGCACGATGCGTTAGCGCGCGCCACACGAAACGGACCGGGCACATCGCTGCGCCCGGCCCGCCGCCCTCAGTCCATCAGCTTCTCGGCCATGTAGGTCATGTTGAGCGCGGTGGTGCGCGCGCTCTGCTTCAGGTCGGCGCCCGATCCGTGGCCACCCTCGGTATTCTCATAGTAGAAGAAGGGCAGGCCCATCTCCTCCATCCGCGCCGCGAACTTGCGCGCATGCTGCGGGCCGACGCGGTCGTCCTTGGTGGTGGTGAAGATGAACGGCTCGGGATAGCGCACGCCCGGCTTGAGGTTCTGATAGGGCGAGGTCTTGCGCCAGAAGGCCATCACCGCAGGATCGGCGTTCACATCGCCATATTCGCCCTGCCACGAGGCGCCGGCCGCGATCTTCGAGATGCGGATCATGTCGAGCAGCGGCACCTGGATCAGCACCGCGTTGTAGAGCTCGGGATGCTGGGTGAACGAAACGCCCATCAGCAGCCCGCCATTCGAGCCGCCCTGGATGCCCAGCCGGCGCGGCGAGGTGATCTTCCGCGCGATCAGGTCCTTCGCCACCGCAGTGAAATCGTCATAGATGATCTGTCGCTTGGTGCCCAGGCCGGCCTCGTGCCAGGCCGGGCCGAACTCGCCGCCGCCGCGGATATTGGCGAGGACGAAGGCGCCGCCGCGCTCGAGCCACAGCTTGCCGATCGAACCCGAATAATAGGGCGTCTCGCTCGACTGGAAGCCGCCATAGGCGTTGAGGATCGTCGGCGTGGTCCCGTCATATTTGATGTCCTTGCGGTGGACGACGAAGTACGGGATCTTCGTGCCGTCGCTCGACACCGCCTCGAGCTGCTCGACCACGTCCTTCGACGCGTCGAACTTGGCCGGAAGCGACTTGAGCGCCTCGAGCTTCGCCGATGCCGTGTCCGCCAGATAGAGTGTCGACGGCGTCAGGAACCCGCTGGCGTTGACGAAGGTGCGGTTCGACTTGCTGTCGGCCGAGCCGAAGCCGACCGCGAGATTGTCGGGCATCGGGATCTGCACCGTTGCCCAGCCGCCGCCGGCCTTGGGCGTCAGCGCCCAGGCGCGGCCCTGGACGTTGCTGAGCGTGCTGATCAGCAGCTTGTCGCGAGTCGAGCCGACGCCGTTGAGCGCGTCGCGCGGACCCGGCGCCCAGACCAGCCGGGCCTTGAGCTTGTCCGGCGACACCTTCACCGAATTCAGGTCGAGCTCGACCAGCGAACCGGGCTTGAACCCCTGCCACGCCTCGTCGAGCTGGACGATCACGCGCCCGTCGACCAGCTCGGCCACGCTCGCCTTGTCGGGAATCGCGAGCCGCTGGGCGCCGCGCGGGGTGAGGACGAAGCTCTGGTGGTGGAAGGTGTCGAGCGGGCGCTCGATCACCGCCAGCTGGCGCCCCTGCCCGTCGCGCAGCACGCCGGGGGACACGCCGTAGCCGCCGTCATTCTTTTCGCCGCGATAGACTTCCACCGCCGCCGACATCGGCTGGCCGCGCGTCAGCCGCTTGACGACATAGGGATAGCCCGACGGGGTCAGCTCGCCCGGCGTCCAGTCGGTCGCGACGAGCAGATGGTCTTTGTCCTCCCAGGCGACGCGGTGCTTGCCGCGCGGCAGGTGGAAGCCGCCCTCGACGAACTTACCGGTGTCGAGATCGAACTCGCGGACCTCCACGGCGTCCTCGCCGCCGTCGGACAGCGAGACCAGGCAGCGCGCCTGGTCGGGCTCGAGGCACTGGACGCCCTTCTGCACCCAGCTCTTGCCCTCGGCCTTGCCCAGCGCGTCGATGTCGAGCACCGTCGTCCAGTTGGGCGTGGCATTGCGGTAGTCGGCAAGGCTGGTCTTGCGCAGATAGCCGCGCAGATGCTCGGGATCCTGCCAGAAATTGTAGATCTCGCCGTGGAGGAAGCGCGGCGCCGGGATGCGGTCGCGCGCGCCGGCGATCGCCAGCGCCGCGTCGTAGAAGCCCTGGTAGCGCGGATCGGCCTCGAGCCGCTTCGTGCTGGCGGCGTTGTGCGATTCGACCCAGCCCATCGCGCGCGGCGACGAGACTTCCTCGAGCCAGAGATAGGGATCGTCGGCATCCGTGGCTGCGGCGGGCGCCGGGTTCGGCGCCTGGGCGAACACGGGGACGGGAGCCGCGGTGAGCAGGAGCGCGGCCAGGAGCTTGCGGTGCATGTGGTAAAATACCCCTTGTTGGATGGCGATCACGATAGCGCGATCGCCACCGAACGCCATCCCCCGGCCCGCGCACCGCTGCGGGCCGGGGGCGGGGAAATCAGTGGCCCGGCACGTAGATGATCTGCGTCTGGGCCTGGTATTCGTCGACCAGCGCGCGCTCGCCAGCGGGGAGTCCCCTAGTCAGCCGCACGGCGTAACGGCCCTTGCCGAGCTTGCGCGCCTCGACCGCGCTGCCCGCGATCTCGACGGTGCTGGCCGTGCTCGACAGCCGCACCGCCCGGTGCGTCGCGGTCATCGGGATCGCCACATCGTCGCCGCCCAGCGCCTGGTAGAAATGATGCTGGCCGAGCAGCGGGTTGGAGCCCGAGATGTAGAAGCCGATCCGCAGCCCCTCGCCCGCATCCGGCGCGCCCACCTGATAGCCGACCGTATCGAAGCTCAGCTCCGCGCGCGTCGCGTCGGGATAGGGCAGGCCGGGCGCGAGCCGGTCGACGCGGCCCACCACGCCGCGGCCCAGCCATAATGCCTCGAACCGCCCGTCCGCGTCCTGGTCGGCCAGGCAGAGCAGCACGACCATCTTGCTGGGCCGCGCCATCCGGCAATAAAGCTTGCCGGTATAGGCCTTGCCCTCCGCGCGGTGCTCGAACAGGCGCGTGCCGCCGGGCAGCAGCAGCGTGCCGTCGCCGAGCTTGAGGTCGCCCTGTATCGTCGCCACCGAGAGATAGTGTGCGCCCTGCGCCGCGAAGAGCGTGCCGATGCCGACTTCCTCCTCGGCGGCGGCGGCCGGCGCCGCGTCGACGATCACCGGCAGGCTCAGGCTGATGCTGTCCCGCGCCTGGGCCTGCGGGATGGCGGCCACGGCAACCAGCGCAGCGCCCATCGAGATCGCATGTCGAATCATGATAGTCCCCCCTTTTTGCAGCCGGTTGCGGCCGGCTGCTGCCACACAGGGCTATTGCATGCGCCGGTGCCCGCCAAGCCGTGTCCCGTGCCGTATCGGTGCAGTGCGCGCCGGGACTGGCGCTGCGGCTGCACCAGCCGCTATGCCTGCCCGGCCCCAGACGGAGACGAAGATGAGCGGATGCCAGCACAGTGCGACGATCAACCAGGTCACGCCCAGCGCACGCGGCTGCGAGGAATGCCTCAAGATCGGCAGCGAATGGCTGCACCTGCGCCTGTGCCGCGCCTGCGGCCATGTCGGCTGCTGCGACCAGTCGCCGCACCGCCACGCCACCGCGCATTTCCACGCCACCCACCACCCGATCATCGAAGGCTATGACCCGCCCGAAGGCTGGGGCTGGTGCTATGTCGATGAAGTCATGGTCGATCTTCCAGACCAGACGCCGCAATGGGGCCCTATCCCGCGCTATTACTAGGATCGCGCAACAAGATTAACGCCGGCTACACGCTATTTTGTCAGTATCGCCCCCTATTTTACGCAATCAAGCCCCAGTATCTCCCGCCCGAGTATCAGTAGGCGGAGGGATTGAATGCGTAAGTTAGGGGCCGGGACAGCGACTTTGTGTTCGACGCTGCTGCTGGCAAGCCTGGCCGGGTGCAGCGGCGGTGGCGGCAGTGCCAGTGGCACGAGCGGCGGGGCAAGCGACCCCGTGCCCGCCCCGACTCCCACGGCCACCGCTTCGCCGACGCCCAGCGCGACCCCGACGCCGCCGCCCGCCGACGCGGTGATCACCCCGCTCGGCACGCCGCGCATCCTCGTCTCGAACGCCGCGACGATCGCCAACCTCAAGGCGCAGCTCGGCTCGAACGCGCCCGCCGCGACGCGCTTCAAGCAATCGGTCGACCTGCAGGTCGCGAACAGCAACGTCTATGGCATGGAGCCGTGGCATGTCGCGCTGATGAGCCAGGTCACCGGCCAGGCGAACTATTGCACCTATGCCGTCGCCAAGACCGACGCCTATGTCGCCAGCGAGGAAGCGCTGATCGCCGCCAACAAGACGCCGGCAGTGGCGGGCGATTCCTATCTCGAGGTCGGCGGCGACATCGGCAACCTCTCGATGGTCTATGACTGGTGCCGTTCGAGCATGACCGCGGCGCAGCGCACCCGGTGGAGCAATTTCGGCAACCAGGCGGTGTGGAACGTCTGGCATCCCAGCCAGGCGAAATGGGGCACGCGCACCGTCGCCTGGTCGGGCTGGTCGGTCGATAACCCGAGCAACAATTATTATTACTCGTTCCTCCGCGCGACGATGATGCTCGGCCTCGCCACCTATGGCGAGAACGACATGGCCGGCGGCTGGCTCACCCAGTTCCGCACCGCCAAGATCGAGAACCAGCTGATCCCGACCTTCAACGCCGATCTCGTCGGCGGCGGCTCGCGCGAGGGCACCGGCTACGGCATCGCGATGAAGGACCTGTGGGAGCTCTATGACTGGTGGGAGCGCTCGACCGGCGAGAACCTGGCCAGCCGCACGCCGCACACGCTCGCCTCGATGCCCTGGATGGTCCACGCCGTCGTGCCGACGCTCGACCGGGTCACCCCCACCGGCGACCATGCCCGCGATTCGCAGGCGCTGTTCTTCGATTATCACCGCGACTATCTGCAGAAGCTCGCCTCGCTCTATCCGGGCGAGCGCATCTCGGGCGTCGTGAAGACGCTGATCGCGCAGTCCTCGGTCCCGGCGATGACGCAGCATTTCATGCGCTATTCGGACTATATCTACGACCTGGTCGCGATCACCCCGCGCCCGCTGACCGAGCTGTCCACCGCCTATTGGGGCTCGGGCACTGGCAGCTTCTCGATGCGCGGCGACTGGACGACGACCGCGGCCTACGCCAACTTCATCTGCGGCCCGCTGACCGAGAGCCACGCGCACCAGGATCGCGGCAGCTTCGTCCTCTTCAAGGGCAACTGGCTGGCCTATGACGCCAATCTCGACAGCCATTCCGGCCTGTCGCAGGACCAGAAATACCACAACACCGTACGCTTCGAGACCAGCGCCGGCACCGCGATCGGCCAGGGGTTCAACAAGGCGTGCAACATGGTGGCGCTGGCGAACAACCCCGGCTGGACCTATGCGCTGGCCGACGTCACGCCGATGTACGGCGCCGGCGTGACCAAGTCGGAGCGCGAGTTCGTCTTCATCAAGCCGGCGACCTTCGTGATCTATGACCGCGCCCAGACCAGCGACGCCAATGCGCGGCGGATCTTCACGATGAACTTCCCCAAGGCGCCGACGATCGCTGGCAACCTGATGAGCCTCGTCATCGGCGCCAACCGCTTCGACATGTGGCGCATCCTGCCGACGGCCGGCACGCCCGCCACCACCTTGTGGCGCACCGTCAACAGCACCGATTTCACTGCGACCAACACGGCGGTGCGCGTTGACCTGGTCGAGACCGGCGCCGGCGGCAGCTCGCAGTTCCTCCACGTCGCCGGGCTCGACGGCGCGGTGTCGCAGGCGGTCGCCTCGAACGCCGCCGGTCAGACCGGCACCGCGATCACGCTGTCCGACGGCCGCGTCGTGACGCTGCGCTTCAACCAGGCCGGGCGCGGCGGCACGATCGAGATCAAGTCCGCCGGCGGCGCGGTGCTCGAATCGGGTGCCTTGCCGAGCAGCGTCCAGGCTCCGCCGATCTACGCCAATTGAGAGGTTCCCCCCGGGCCGGCCGCATCGCGGTCGGCCCAACCCCTTCCGCGCGGCCTGCGGGCGGCTCGCCTAGATCCGGTTCGCCTTGGCGAGCCCGCCCAGGTGCAGCGCGCTTGGCCGCGGGGTGCGCTTGAACGTCTCGCGGTCGACCGCGACCAGCCCGAACGGCACGCCATAGCCCGAGGTCCACTCGAAATTGTCGAGCAGCGACCAGTAGAGATAGGAGTGCACCGGGATGCCCTCGTCCAGGCATTGCCGCACGCCGTCCAGCGCCTGGTCGATGAAGGCGATCCGCCGCGCATCGTCCTTCGCCGCGATGCCGCTCTCGGTGACGTAGATCGGCTTGCCGATCGCCTGGTGCGCCCAGCGGATCGTGTTGGCGAGCGCCTGCGGGTAGAATTCATACCCCGCCATCGTCATCTCGGCGCCCTTGGGCGGGGCGACCATCCCGTTCGCGTCGAACACGAAGCGGGTATAGGTCTGCACGCCGAAGAAATCCGCCGCCTCGCGCGCCACCTGCACCCAGTCGCCATAGAGCTTGTCGCGCCAGTGCGCCGCGCGCTCGGGCGTGTCGGCCTGTACGTCCTGCGTGGTCAGCGTGATCCCAACCGGCAGGTTGGGGCGCACTTGCTTGATCGCGGCATAGGCCTGGCGGTGCGCCGCCTGCATGATCGGCGTGACGACCGCGGCATCGGCATAGGCCAGCCGCGAGAATTTGGGCGAGTTGGTCGCCTTGGCCGCCGCGGCGATCGCGGCCTTGACCACCGGCACGAACGCGCTGATCCCCGGCATCATGTCGACCAGCAGGCGGATGTTCGCCTCGTTGAAGGTCGTCGCCATGTGCATCAGCCCGCCCAGCCGTTCGGCGACCTTGCGGCAATAGCGCGCGAACAGCTGCGGCGCGTCCGCCACCTCGAACCCGCCGCGCTGGGCGAACCACAGCGGCGTGGTGAAATGGTTGAGCGTCACGATCGGCCGCAGGCCGTGCGCGCGGCAGCTCTCGAGCATGCGGGCATAGTGATCGAGCTCGGCATTCGAGAAATGCCCCTCGCTCGGCTCGATCCGCGCCCATTCCACGCCCAGCCGATAGCTGTTGAAGCCGAGCTTCGCGGCGAGCGTGAAATCCTCCTCGTAGCGATGATAGCTGTCGCAGGCGTCGCCCGAACGCTCCTTGAACATGCTCGGCTGGAGGTTCTCCATCAGCCAGGCATCGGCGTTCGTGTTGTTGCCCTCGCTCTGATAGGCGGAGATCGCCGTGCCCCAAAGGAAGCCCGGCGGCGCCGGCTTGCGCCCGGCGGCAGCCCTGGCGGCCACGGGCGAAACGCCCGCGGCGCCGAGCGCGGCTGCCGCGATCAGTTCGCGGCGGCCAATGGGGAGGTCGCTCACCGCACCCCTGCGGCGACCGGCGCAGCGCCGGTGGCGGCCGCCACTTCGCGCTCGGCCTGGGTGAAGCCATAGGTCGGCACGATCTCGCCGCTGCGATCGGCGACCGAGGCCCAGCGCGCCGCGACCTGCTCGCCTGCATCGTCGGCGCGGCCGACCTGGATGCCGTCGGTCAGCGTGATGTGGGCGGCGGCGAAATGGCCGGCGCCGGCGCACAGGATCGCGCGAGTCGGCGCATCCTCGCCCACCAGCGCGAGCAGGCCGGGGCTGACCAGGTCGGGCGCGAGCAGGGCAAGGCTCTCCTCGCCCAGCACGCCTTCGGTCATGCCGGTCGCCGCGGTTGGCGCCAGGCTGTTCACCCGGATATTGTACTTCTCACCTTCGATCGCGAGCGTCTGCATCAGGCCCACCAGCGCCAGTTTCGCGGCGCCATAATTAGCCTGGCCGAAGTTTCCGTACAGCCCCGACGAAGAGGTGGTCATCACGATGCGGCCATAGCCCTGGCTGCGCATCTGCTCCCACACCGCCTTGCTGGCGATCGCCGCGCCCATCAGGTGCACGTCCACCACCAGGCGGAAATCGTCGATGCTCATCTTGGCGAAGCTCTTGTCGCGCAGGATGCCGGCATTGTTGATCAGGATGTCGATCCGGCCCCAGCGGTGCACCGTCTCGGCGACCAAGGCGGCAATGCGCGACTCGTCGGTCACCGATGCGGCGATCGCCATCGCCTCGCCCCCGGCCGCGACGATCTCGGCAACCACGGCGTCCGCCGCGGGCTGCGACAGGTCGTTGACGACGACCTTGGCGCCCTTGCTCGCCAGGTACAGCGCATGCGCGCGCCCCAGTCCCCCGCCCGAACCCGTTACGATTGCTACGCGACCCGCCAGCGACATCCCGCTCTCCTTGCTTATGACCGCGCCTGATTAGACCCGCAGTCATTCACTCGCAAGATAGCGAAATTGCCTCTATTTGGCGCAGATCTGCAGGAAGCCGGCGGCGAGGAAGCTGGCCATCCGGTCCTTCACCGCCTCGAAATCGTCCGAGTGGCAGATCCCGCCGGATAGCTTGTCGATGCGCCCGGTGCGCGCCAGCGTGAGCGTCAGCGCGCCGGTGACGAAGTGGTAGCCCCAGAAGATGTCCGCATCGGCGCAGCCGGGCAGCGCCTGCTTGAGCAGGCCGATCAGCTTGAGCACGACCGGATCGAAATGCTCGTCCATCAGGTCCGCGCCCCAGGCCGGCGTATTGGCGACCTGCGCTGCGAGCTTGGCGTAGTTCTTCCAGCGCTCGCCGCCCTGGATATAGGTGTCGAGATCGGTGTCGAGGAATGCCCGCAGCGCGCCCTCCACCGTCGGCTTGCCGTCGACCGACTTCTCATAGGCATCGAGCGCGTCCATCCGGCGCCCCGCAGTCACCACCGCGCGCCGGGCGAACACGGCGTCGAACAGCGCCTTCTTGTCGTCGAAATAGTAGTTGAGCAGCGTGTGGTGCACGCCCACCTGCTTGGCGACGTCCTTCAGCGTGACGCCGTAGAGCCCGTGCTGCGAGAACAGTTCCTCGGCAGCGTCGTAGATCAGCTCCATCGTCTCGGCGCGCTGCTCGGCCTTGCGGGAGCGGCGTACGGGCTTGGCGGTCTCGGTCACCCGCATGTTCCTTCCCGTCTATCGGCCTAGCGTCAACCCTCCGCGCAGATATTCACACGCGTGATAGTGTGTGTTGACAGTGCCGCGGGTCTGCCCGCATGATATGCGGCAAGGCGGAAAAAGCCGTCAGGGAGAGGACGCGCGTGGAAACTCAGGCAGGCGGCAGCCGTCGCTGGATCGTGCTGGTCACGCTCACCTTCGTCTATGTCCTCAACTTCCTCGACCGGCAGCTCCTCGGGATCCTCGCCAAGCCGATCCAGGATTCGCTCCACGTCACCGACGGCCAGCTCGGGCTGATCGGCGGGCTCTATTTCGCGATGTTCTACTGCTTCATCGCGATCCCCGTCGGCTGGCTCGCCGACCGCACCAACCGCGTCAGCATCCTCGCGCTCGCCTGCGCGGTCTGGAGCGGCGCGACGATCGCCTGCGGCCTGGCGACCAGCTACACCCAGCTCGTCATCGCCCGCATGACCGTCGGCTTCGGCGAGGCGGGCGGCGTGCCCCCGTCCTACGCGATCATCACCGACACGTTCCGGCCAGGCGAGCGCGGCACCGCCTTCGGCATCTACAATCTCGGGCCGCCGATCGGCGCGGCGCTCGGCATCGCGTTCGGCGCCTCGATCGCCGCGCTGTTCGACTGGCGCGACGCCTTCATCGCGATCGGCGTGGTCGGCATCATCACCGCGGTGCTGGTCCGCATCATCGTCCGCGAGCCAAGGCGCGGCGCGACCGACCTCGCGCCCGTCGCCGAGGCGCGCGCCAAGGCGCCCTTCTGGGGCACCTGCTGGATGTTCTTCAGCCACCCGGTGCTGATGCTCGCCGCGCTCGGCAGCGGCGCCACCCAGTTCGTCACCTACGGGCTGGGCAATTTCGCCGTGCTGTTCCTGATCCGCGAAAAGGGCATGACGCTGCCGCAGATCGCGGTCTGGTACGCGCTGGTCGTCGGCCTGGGCATGGGCGCCGCGATGCTGATCTCGGGCCGCGTGATCGACCGGCTCGGCCGCCGCAGCCGCACCGTCTATGCGCTCGGCCCGGCGATCTCGCTCGCGGTCGCCATGCCCTTCTACGTCGCGTTCGTCTGGGCGCCGGGCTGGCCGCTGGCGCTGGCGCTGATGACGATCGTCAACGTCTTCAACTATTTCTACCTCTCCGCCTCGGTCGCGCTCGTCCAGGAAGAGGTCCGACCCGAGCAGCGCGTGCTGTCGGGCGCCTTGCTGCTGCTGGTGATGAACTTCATCGGCCTCGGCCTCGGCCCGACCTATGTCGGCGCCGCCAGCGACTGGTTCAAGGCGCATGGCGACCCGCACGCGCTGCAGACCGCGCTCTACACGCTCTCGCCCTTCTACCTGATCGCCATCGCGCTCTTCCTCGTCCTCGCCCGCATCCTGCGCCGCGAGACCCTTGCAAAGGTGCCCGCATGAAGCTGCTCCGCTCCGCCGCCCTCGCCACCGGCCTGCTCCTCGCGAGCACCGCGTTGGCGCAGACCCCGGTCGTCAACGCGCCCTCCGGCTCGGTGAGCGGCACGCAGGACGGCAGCATCCGCGAATTCAAGGGCATTCCCTATGCCGTGCCCCCGGTCGGGGCGATGCGCTGGCGCCCGCCCGCACCGATGAAGCCCTGGCAGGGCGTGCGCGAGGCCAAGGATTTCGGCCCCGCCTGCGTCCAGCCCCAGGCCAAGACGCCGACCTCGGTCTATTCCCCGCCCGCGCCGATGCCGGTCAGCGAGGATTGCCTGACGCTCAACATCTGGGCGCCCGCCAACGCCAAGAAGGCCCCGGTGTTCTTCTGGATCCACGGCGGCGCGCTCTCGGGCGGATCGAGCCGCGAGCCGATGTATGACGGCAAGAAGATGGCCGAGCAGGGCGTGATCGTCGTCTCGATCAACTATAGGCTGGGCGTGCTCGGCTGGCTCGCCCATCCGGCGCTCAGCGCGGAATCGCCGCAAAAGGTCTCGGGCAATTACGGCCTGCTCGACCAGGAGGGCGCGCTCGCCTGGGTGAAGCACAATATCGCGGCGTTCGGCGGCGACCCCGCCAATGTGACGATCGCGGGCGAGTCCGCTGGCGGGCTCAGCGTGATGTTCCTGATGCAGTCGCCGCTGGCGCGCGGCACCTTCTCGAAGGCGATCGCCCAGAGCGCGTACATGGTCGCGATGCCCAACCTGAAGAAGTCGCCCTTCGGCCAGCCATCGGCCGAGGCGATGGGCACGATGCTCTCCGCAGGGCTGCAGGCGCCGGACCTCGCCGCGCTGCGCGGCATGGACGCGCAGGCGATCACCGACGCTTCGGCCAAGATGGGCTTCTTCCCCTTCGGCGTGGTCGACGGGCTCGTCCTGCCCGAGCAGATGGTCGAGACCTTCGACCAAGGCAAGCAGGCGCCCGTCCCGATCCTCACCGGCTTCAACCAGGGCGAGATCCGCTCGCTGATGATGCTCGCAGCCAAGCCGCCGGCCACGGCGGAAGACTATGAGAAGGGCATCCGCGAGAAGTACGGCGAGTTCGCCGATGCCTTCCTCAAGCTCTATCCGGCCGCGGACTATAAGGAGAGCATCCTTCAGACGACGCGCGACGCGCTCTACGGCTGGACCAGCGAGCGCCTCGCCCGCAAGCAGGCCGCGATCGGCCAGCCGGCCTATGTCTATCTGTGGGACCACGGCTATCCGGCGATGAACGATGCGAAGCTGCACAGCTTCCACGCCAGCGAGCTGCCCTATGTCTTCGGCAACCTCCAGCCGCTGCCGCCGCTCTGGCCGAAGATGCCCGAGAGCGACCGCCCGCTGTCGGACGCGATGCTCGGCTATTGGACCAGCTTCGCGAAGACCGGCGTGCCCAGCGCCGCCGGCGCCCCTGCCTGGACCGCCTGGGGCAAGGCGCGCAACTATATGCACTTCACCGACATGCCCATGCCCGAGGCGGGGCTGATGCCGGGCATGTACGACCAGTATGAAGCCGTGGTCTGCCGCCGCCGCGCCGCGGGGATCGCGTGGAACTGGAATGTCGGGCTGAACTCGCCGAAGCTGCCGGCCAAGGCCAAGGGCTGCGATTGAGGCTCTAGAAGCCCCTCCCTTGAAGGGGAGGGGCTAGCGCTAGCCTAGCGCCCCACCTTGCTCGCCGCGATCCGCCCCTCGGCATAGTCATCGCGCAGCCGCTTCTTGTCGATCTTGCCCGAGGCGGCGAGCGGCATCGCGTCCACTTCGGCCACTTCGCCCGGGATCCACCAGTCGGCGACCTTGCCGCGCAGCAGCGCGAGCAGCGCGCGCGGGTCCTTGTCCTCGCCTTCGGTCTCGACGATCAGCACCGGCCGCTCGCCCCATTTGGCGTCGGCCCGGCCGAT
It encodes:
- a CDS encoding SDR family NAD(P)-dependent oxidoreductase; amino-acid sequence: MSLAGRVAIVTGSGGGLGRAHALYLASKGAKVVVNDLSQPAADAVVAEIVAAGGEAMAIAASVTDESRIAALVAETVHRWGRIDILINNAGILRDKSFAKMSIDDFRLVVDVHLMGAAIASKAVWEQMRSQGYGRIVMTTSSSGLYGNFGQANYGAAKLALVGLMQTLAIEGEKYNIRVNSLAPTAATGMTEGVLGEESLALLAPDLVSPGLLALVGEDAPTRAILCAGAGHFAAAHITLTDGIQVGRADDAGEQVAARWASVADRSGEIVPTYGFTQAEREVAAATGAAPVAAGVR
- a CDS encoding PIN domain-containing protein; translation: MSKSDGKRSSARLKTPWVFIDTQAFRSANINWNARSWGRFAELSRTGMIRPITTSITKREVDRRIVEALRDAETAVTKNRVIFDQLHPGLMLDSDHDRREAALLDAFHTYLQKARFLEIALTAEPGAIFDSYFARTPPFSDGKKDEFPDAFVLHSLRNWLDETRNSLYVVSDDKDMRTFCESDDRLISVESLNAFLSAAQAHGALLSNIQSHVQNDAGFLAWVDGNLARFSASMSSVAVHDIEFHDVEVASVLLIDEDETANELHIAVEMEAGVSLEVTETSFKMIVDRHGDPDMDMESTERSITATTMFEVELALVARGDQEHPVFETRDRYFSASEISVELPRGFDARRLTLRR
- a CDS encoding prolyl oligopeptidase family serine peptidase produces the protein MHRKLLAALLLTAAPVPVFAQAPNPAPAAATDADDPYLWLEEVSSPRAMGWVESHNAASTKRLEADPRYQGFYDAALAIAGARDRIPAPRFLHGEIYNFWQDPEHLRGYLRKTSLADYRNATPNWTTVLDIDALGKAEGKSWVQKGVQCLEPDQARCLVSLSDGGEDAVEVREFDLDTGKFVEGGFHLPRGKHRVAWEDKDHLLVATDWTPGELTPSGYPYVVKRLTRGQPMSAAVEVYRGEKNDGGYGVSPGVLRDGQGRQLAVIERPLDTFHHQSFVLTPRGAQRLAIPDKASVAELVDGRVIVQLDEAWQGFKPGSLVELDLNSVKVSPDKLKARLVWAPGPRDALNGVGSTRDKLLISTLSNVQGRAWALTPKAGGGWATVQIPMPDNLAVGFGSADSKSNRTFVNASGFLTPSTLYLADTASAKLEALKSLPAKFDASKDVVEQLEAVSSDGTKIPYFVVHRKDIKYDGTTPTILNAYGGFQSSETPYYSGSIGKLWLERGGAFVLANIRGGGEFGPAWHEAGLGTKRQIIYDDFTAVAKDLIARKITSPRRLGIQGGSNGGLLMGVSFTQHPELYNAVLIQVPLLDMIRISKIAAGASWQGEYGDVNADPAVMAFWRKTSPYQNLKPGVRYPEPFIFTTTKDDRVGPQHARKFAARMEEMGLPFFYYENTEGGHGSGADLKQSARTTALNMTYMAEKLMD
- the yacG gene encoding DNA gyrase inhibitor YacG → MTKSNSCPVCGQPATTENKPFCSRGCKDRDLLQWLGEGYRIAGEPVDPHAHSGVDSPETHD
- a CDS encoding family 1 glycosylhydrolase; this encodes MSDLPIGRRELIAAAALGAAGVSPVAARAAAGRKPAPPGFLWGTAISAYQSEGNNTNADAWLMENLQPSMFKERSGDACDSYHRYEEDFTLAAKLGFNSYRLGVEWARIEPSEGHFSNAELDHYARMLESCRAHGLRPIVTLNHFTTPLWFAQRGGFEVADAPQLFARYCRKVAERLGGLMHMATTFNEANIRLLVDMMPGISAFVPVVKAAIAAAAKATNSPKFSRLAYADAAVVTPIMQAAHRQAYAAIKQVRPNLPVGITLTTQDVQADTPERAAHWRDKLYGDWVQVAREAADFFGVQTYTRFVFDANGMVAPPKGAEMTMAGYEFYPQALANTIRWAHQAIGKPIYVTESGIAAKDDARRIAFIDQALDGVRQCLDEGIPVHSYLYWSLLDNFEWTSGYGVPFGLVAVDRETFKRTPRPSALHLGGLAKANRI
- a CDS encoding UBP-type zinc finger domain-containing protein; protein product: MSGCQHSATINQVTPSARGCEECLKIGSEWLHLRLCRACGHVGCCDQSPHRHATAHFHATHHPIIEGYDPPEGWGWCYVDEVMVDLPDQTPQWGPIPRYY